The proteins below come from a single Drosophila kikkawai strain 14028-0561.14 chromosome 3R, DkikHiC1v2, whole genome shotgun sequence genomic window:
- the TyrR gene encoding octopamine receptor isoform X1 — MAVNLQLNNLSVIYPSLMYVAASSLAAGGRGLGLAGSGLPENISIVYEDLLSAANGTGGGAPATAGTRAGAGGATGLNVVLPQGGPNETAGGAASDAVDALTEAGPTAAVTTFNYYNESAAAAEWEHFYDLVLSWQGICLIAVFATFIVVTVIGNTLVILAILTTRRLRTITNCFVMSLAVADLLVGIFVMPPAVAVHLIGSWQLGWVLCDIWISLDVLLCTASILSLCAISVDRYLAVTRPLTYSRKRRSKRLALIMILIVWLLALAITCPPILGWYEPGRRDLRECRYNQNEGYVIFSAMGSFFIPMAVMIYVYARISCVIASRHDNMTDISVHNKKFKRYTAADVENELSEQEQHSSVGQRQRQATSRTFSNQTIAKELHEMMLSDSDNCAAPPVAGGGPSGGGGTAGTTGSSAGAHCQSLLALPSGGAGGGGKNGCYELTRPSSLKRTSTASTTITTMTSGIGPGSSLLDAQWQAQSAGQAPRPHSFRHSRGHHHHPHYHLQSGVTATSASGGGAGAGANTTTSKSLSNRITSLKKENKTTQTLSIVVGGFIACWLPFFVNYLITPFLAEHQASHMLAKALTWLGWFNSAINPFIYAFYSVDFRAAFWRLTCKRFFSAGQKPQFPTNTMSIRR; from the exons ATGGCTGTCAACTTGCAGTTGAATAATTTAAGCGTCATTTATCCATCGCTCATGTATGTGGCCGCCTCCTCCCTCGCCGCAGGCGGCCGGGGACTGGGACTGGCAGGATCGGGGCTGCCGGAGAACATATCCATCGTTTACGAGGACCTGCTGAGTGCGGCGAATGGAACGGGAGGGGGAGCTCCAGCGACAGCTGGAAcgagagctggagcaggaggcGCGACGGGATTGAATGTCGTTCTGCCGCAGGGTGGGCCAAATGAGACCGCTGGCGGCGCCGCATCGGATGCAGTGGATGCTCTGACAGAGGCCGGTCCCACCGCTGCCGTAACcacatttaattattacaacgagtccgcggcggcagcggagtGGGAGCACTTCTACGACTTGGTGCTCTCCTGGCAGGGCATCTGCCTGATTGCCGTCTTCGCCACCTTTATCGTGGTGACCGTCATCGGCAACACCCTGGTAATTCTGGCCATCCTGACCACGCGTCGCCTGCGCACCATCACCAACTGCTTTGTGATGAGCCTGGCGGTTGCCGACCTGCTCGTGGGCATATTCGTAATGCCACCCGCCGTCGCAGTTCATCTCATAG GCTCGTGGCAACTCGGCTGGGTGCTCTGCGACATTTGGATCTCCCTCGACGTGCTCCTCTGCACGGCCTCCATTCTCAGCCTGTGCGCCATCAGCGTGGACAG GTACTTGGCCGTGACCAGGCCGCTCACGTACTCCCGTAAACGGCGCTCGAAACGTTTGGCCCTAATCATGATCCTAATCGTCTGGCTCCTTGCCCTGGCCATCACCTGTCCCCCCATCCTGGGCTG GTACGAGCCGGGACGCAGGGACCTGCGGGAGTGTCGCTACAACCAAAACGAGGGCTACGTCATCTTCTCGGCCATGGGCTCCTTCTTCATACCAATGGCAGTCATGATTTATGTGTATGCAAGAATTTCCTGTGTCATTGCATCCAGGCACGACAATATGACCGACATAAGTGTTCACAACAAG AAATTCAAGCGCTACACGGCAGCGGACGTGGAGAACGAGCTgtcggagcaggagcagcacagCTCAGTGGgccagcggcagcggcaggcCACATCGCGCACCTTCTCCAACCAGACGATAGCCAAGGAGCTGCACGAAATGATGCTGAGCGACAGCGACAACtgtgctgctcctcctgttGCTGGCGGCGGACCTTCAGGCGGAGGCGGCACTGCAGGGACTACAGGCTCCTCCGCAGGCGCCCACTGTCAATCGCTGCTGGCACTGCCCTCCGGCGGAGCAGGGGGCGGCGGCAAGAACGGGTGTTACGAGCTCACGCGACCTTCATCGCTGAAACGCACGTCCACGGCCTCGACGACCATTACCACAATGACAAGTGGAATCGGGCCGGGCAGCAGTCTCCTAGATGCCCAGTGGCAGGCCCAGTCAGCAGGCCAGGCGCCCCGGCCCCACAGCTTCCGGCACTCGCGTGGCCATCACCATCATCCGCACTATCATCTCCAAAGCGGAGTGACCGCAACATCGGCGAGTGGCGGTGGGGCAGGAGCTGGtgccaacaccaccaccagcaagTCGCTGTCCAACCGGATTACGTCGCTGAAGAAGGAGAATAAGACGACGCAGACACTGAGCATTGTGGTGGGCGGCTTCATCGCCTGCTGGCTGCCCTTCTTCGTCAACTATCTGATCACCCCCTTTCTGGCCGAGCACCAGGCCAGCCACATGCTGGCCAAGGCGCTCACATGGCTGGGATGGTTCAACAGCGCCATCAATCCGTTCATCTACGCCTTCTACAGTGTGGACTTCCGTGCGGCCTTCTGGCGCCTCACCTGCAAGCGTTTCTTCAGCGCCGGCCAGAAGCCGCAGTTCCCCACGAACACGATGTCCATCAGGCGATAA
- the TyrR gene encoding alpha-1D adrenergic receptor isoform X2, with the protein MAVNLQLNNLSVIYPSLMYVAASSLAAGGRGLGLAGSGLPENISIVYEDLLSAANGTGGGAPATAGTRAGAGGATGLNVVLPQGGPNETAGGAASDAVDALTEAGPTAAVTTFNYYNESAAAAEWEHFYDLVLSWQGICLIAVFATFIVVTVIGNTLVILAILTTRRLRTITNCFVMSLAVADLLVGIFVMPPAVAVHLIGSWQLGWVLCDIWISLDVLLCTASILSLCAISVDRYLAVTRPLTYSRKRRSKRLALIMILIVWLLALAITCPPILGWYEPGRRDLRECRYNQNEGYVIFSAMGSFFIPMAVMIYVYARISCVIASRHDNMTDISVHNKLTCQA; encoded by the exons ATGGCTGTCAACTTGCAGTTGAATAATTTAAGCGTCATTTATCCATCGCTCATGTATGTGGCCGCCTCCTCCCTCGCCGCAGGCGGCCGGGGACTGGGACTGGCAGGATCGGGGCTGCCGGAGAACATATCCATCGTTTACGAGGACCTGCTGAGTGCGGCGAATGGAACGGGAGGGGGAGCTCCAGCGACAGCTGGAAcgagagctggagcaggaggcGCGACGGGATTGAATGTCGTTCTGCCGCAGGGTGGGCCAAATGAGACCGCTGGCGGCGCCGCATCGGATGCAGTGGATGCTCTGACAGAGGCCGGTCCCACCGCTGCCGTAACcacatttaattattacaacgagtccgcggcggcagcggagtGGGAGCACTTCTACGACTTGGTGCTCTCCTGGCAGGGCATCTGCCTGATTGCCGTCTTCGCCACCTTTATCGTGGTGACCGTCATCGGCAACACCCTGGTAATTCTGGCCATCCTGACCACGCGTCGCCTGCGCACCATCACCAACTGCTTTGTGATGAGCCTGGCGGTTGCCGACCTGCTCGTGGGCATATTCGTAATGCCACCCGCCGTCGCAGTTCATCTCATAG GCTCGTGGCAACTCGGCTGGGTGCTCTGCGACATTTGGATCTCCCTCGACGTGCTCCTCTGCACGGCCTCCATTCTCAGCCTGTGCGCCATCAGCGTGGACAG GTACTTGGCCGTGACCAGGCCGCTCACGTACTCCCGTAAACGGCGCTCGAAACGTTTGGCCCTAATCATGATCCTAATCGTCTGGCTCCTTGCCCTGGCCATCACCTGTCCCCCCATCCTGGGCTG GTACGAGCCGGGACGCAGGGACCTGCGGGAGTGTCGCTACAACCAAAACGAGGGCTACGTCATCTTCTCGGCCATGGGCTCCTTCTTCATACCAATGGCAGTCATGATTTATGTGTATGCAAGAATTTCCTGTGTCATTGCATCCAGGCACGACAATATGACCGACATAAGTGTTCACAACAAG CTCACATGTCAGGCCTAA